From Pseudomonadota bacterium, a single genomic window includes:
- a CDS encoding SUF system NifU family Fe-S cluster assembly protein, protein MTAVNELYQQVILDHNQRPRNYKVPEHTTCHALGHNPLCGDKFTVFLEMDGDVIKDIGFQGSGCAISKASASLMTSAVTGMGREDAHALSERFRQMVTGEDIDPDELDKLAVFSGVSEFPARVKCATLAWHTLDAALDNQSEVVSTEEGQEAE, encoded by the coding sequence ATGACGGCGGTCAATGAGCTCTATCAGCAGGTGATCCTCGATCACAACCAGCGTCCCCGCAACTACAAGGTGCCCGAGCACACCACGTGCCACGCCCTTGGCCACAACCCGCTCTGCGGCGACAAGTTCACGGTGTTTCTCGAGATGGACGGTGACGTCATCAAGGACATCGGATTCCAAGGGTCGGGGTGCGCCATCTCGAAGGCGAGCGCCTCGCTCATGACGTCTGCGGTGACCGGCATGGGGCGTGAAGACGCGCATGCGCTGTCTGAGCGGTTTCGTCAGATGGTCACAGGAGAGGACATCGATCCGGACGAGCTCGACAAGCTTGCGGTGTTCAGCGGGGTGAGCGAGTTCCCCGCGCGGGTGAAGTGCGCCACGCTGGCGTGGCACACCCTCGACGCCGCGCTCGACAACCAGTCGGAGGTCGTCTCGACCGAGGAAGGCCAGGAGGCAGAGTGA